The following are from one region of the Sphingomonas sp. J315 genome:
- a CDS encoding cyclopropane-fatty-acyl-phospholipid synthase family protein produces MLALGLIALGGRCMLPTMVSCSATTLFGGPALDVPYKTTRRDVVALMLEMGEVKAGDTVIDLGTGDGRILIAAAKERGAKGLGVDLDHVLIAKARDAAADAGVADRVRFEAADLFKTDLSSADVVTMYLLPEVNLRLRPQLFAQLKPGTRVVSHAFDMGDWKPEAKRRAGDRRSICGGYRKPLPRPPKHPVDRRGVRVYRPRARRDSVPRALLS; encoded by the coding sequence GTGCTGGCGCTTGGGCTGATCGCGCTGGGCGGGCGCTGCATGTTGCCGACGATGGTGAGCTGTTCGGCGACAACTCTCTTTGGCGGCCCGGCGCTCGACGTGCCGTACAAGACCACGCGGCGCGATGTGGTCGCGCTGATGCTTGAGATGGGGGAGGTGAAGGCCGGCGATACGGTGATCGACCTTGGCACGGGCGACGGGCGCATCCTGATCGCGGCGGCGAAGGAGCGCGGCGCGAAGGGGCTGGGCGTCGACCTCGATCATGTGCTGATCGCCAAGGCGCGAGATGCGGCCGCGGATGCAGGAGTCGCCGACCGGGTGCGATTCGAGGCAGCGGATTTGTTCAAGACCGACCTCAGCTCCGCCGACGTCGTCACCATGTACCTTTTGCCCGAGGTCAATCTGCGGCTGCGTCCGCAACTGTTCGCGCAGCTTAAGCCCGGCACGCGAGTGGTCAGCCACGCCTTCGACATGGGCGACTGGAAGCCGGAGGCGAAACGACGGGCGGGGGATCGACGGTCTATATGTGGCGGATACCGCAAACCCCTCCCGCGACCGCCCAAACACCCCGTTGACCGTCGGGGGGTCCGCGTATATAGGCCGCGCGCTCGCAGGGATTCCGTCCCGCGAGCTTTATTGAGCTGA
- the rpsL gene encoding 30S ribosomal protein S12, with protein sequence MPTINQLVRKGREPQKAKSKVPAMEQNPQKRGVCTRVYTTTPKKPNSALRKVAKVRLTNQREVISYIPGEGHNLQEHSVVLIRGGRVRDLPGVRYHVLRGVLDTQGVKDRKQSRSKYGAKRPK encoded by the coding sequence ATGCCGACGATTAACCAGCTGGTCCGCAAGGGCCGCGAACCGCAGAAGGCCAAGAGCAAGGTCCCTGCGATGGAACAGAACCCGCAAAAGCGTGGCGTCTGTACCCGCGTTTATACCACGACCCCGAAAAAGCCGAACTCGGCGCTGCGCAAGGTTGCGAAGGTCCGCCTGACCAACCAGCGCGAAGTGATTTCGTATATTCCGGGCGAAGGTCACAATCTTCAGGAGCACTCGGTGGTCCTGATCCGCGGCGGTCGCGTTCGCGATCTTCCCGGTGTGCGCTACCACGTTCTGCGCGGCGTTCTCGATACCCAGGGTGTCAAGGATCGCAAGCAGAGCCGTTCGAAGTACGGCGCGAAGCGTCCGAAGTAA
- the rpsG gene encoding 30S ribosomal protein S7: MARRRRPEKREILPDPVYGDQVLSKFMNSVMLDGKKAVAEGIVYSALQVVEQRAKKDPIGVFHEALNNIKPGIEVRSRRVGGATYQVPVEVRPERAQALAIRWLISSARNRSENTMSARLSGELLDASNNRGNAVKKREDTHRMAEANRAFSHYRW; this comes from the coding sequence ATGGCTCGTCGTCGTCGTCCCGAAAAGCGGGAAATCCTGCCCGATCCCGTGTACGGAGATCAGGTTCTGTCGAAGTTCATGAACAGCGTGATGCTGGACGGCAAGAAGGCCGTCGCCGAAGGCATCGTCTATTCGGCGCTTCAGGTTGTCGAACAGCGTGCGAAGAAGGACCCGATCGGCGTCTTTCATGAGGCGCTCAACAACATCAAGCCGGGCATCGAGGTCCGCAGCCGCCGCGTCGGCGGTGCGACCTATCAGGTCCCGGTCGAAGTGCGCCCCGAGCGCGCCCAGGCGCTGGCGATCCGCTGGCTGATCAGCTCGGCCCGCAACCGCAGCGAGAACACCATGTCGGCGCGCCTGTCGGGCGAACTGCTGGATGCTTCAAACAACCGCGGCAACGCGGTGAAGAAGCGCGAGGACACGCACCGCATGGCGGAAGCGAACCGCGCGTTCAGCCACTACCGCTGGTAA
- the fusA gene encoding elongation factor G, translated as MARSHPLERYRNIGIMAHIDAGKTTTTERILYYTGKSYKIGEVHEGTATMDWMEQEQERGITITSAATTCKWKAEDGNGPEHLINIIDTPGHVDFTIEVERSLRVLDGAVACFDGVAGVEPQSETVWRQADKYKVPRMCFVNKLDRTGADFYFCVDTIVERLGARPAVLYLPIGMEGGFKGLVDLVNNRAIIWLEESLGAKFEYQDIPDDLKEKAAKYRSDLIEMAVEQDDDAMEAYLEGNEPDVATLKKLIRKGTLEMAFVPILCGSAFKNKGVQPLLDAVVDYLPSPLDIPDVQGVKLDGETPDSRPADDKAPFSGLAFKIMNDPFVGSLTFTRIYSGTLTKGSYLNSVKDKKEKIGRMLLMHANSREDIDEARAGDIVAIAGLKETTTGDTLCDAANPIILERMEFPEPVIELSVEPKTKADQEKMGLALNRLAAEDPSFRVSTDHESGQTIIKGMGELHLEILVDRMKREFKVEANVGAPQVAYREYLAKPVDIDYTHKKQSGGTGQFGRVKVKLTPGERGSGFVFKDEIKGGNIPKEYIPAIEKGFRETALTGSLVGFPIIDFEVLLYDGAYHDVDSSALAFEITARAAMREAAQKSGIKLLEPIMKVEVVTPEDYLGDVIGDINSRRGQIQGTDTRGNAQTVDAMVPLANMFGYVNQLRSFTQGRAQYSMQFSHYDEVPPNVAEEVKAKLA; from the coding sequence ATGGCCCGCAGCCATCCGCTCGAGCGTTATCGCAATATCGGCATCATGGCGCACATCGACGCCGGCAAGACGACGACGACCGAGCGCATCCTTTATTACACCGGCAAGTCCTACAAGATCGGCGAAGTGCATGAAGGCACGGCGACGATGGACTGGATGGAGCAGGAGCAGGAGCGCGGGATCACGATCACGTCGGCGGCCACCACGTGCAAGTGGAAGGCCGAGGACGGCAACGGCCCCGAGCATCTGATCAACATCATCGATACCCCGGGCCACGTCGACTTCACCATCGAGGTCGAGCGTTCGCTGCGCGTGCTCGACGGCGCGGTTGCGTGCTTCGACGGCGTTGCCGGCGTTGAGCCGCAGTCGGAAACCGTGTGGCGTCAGGCGGACAAGTACAAGGTTCCGCGGATGTGCTTCGTCAACAAGCTCGACCGCACCGGTGCAGACTTCTATTTCTGCGTGGACACGATCGTCGAGCGTCTCGGCGCGCGTCCGGCCGTGCTGTATCTGCCGATCGGCATGGAAGGCGGCTTCAAGGGCCTGGTCGACCTGGTCAACAACCGCGCGATCATCTGGCTCGAAGAGTCGCTGGGTGCCAAGTTCGAATATCAGGACATCCCCGATGACCTGAAGGAAAAGGCTGCCAAGTATCGCAGCGACCTGATCGAAATGGCCGTCGAGCAGGACGACGACGCCATGGAAGCGTACCTGGAGGGCAATGAGCCCGACGTCGCGACGCTCAAGAAGCTGATCCGCAAGGGTACGCTGGAAATGGCGTTCGTTCCGATCCTGTGCGGCTCGGCGTTCAAGAACAAGGGCGTTCAGCCCTTGCTCGACGCGGTCGTCGACTACCTGCCGTCGCCGCTCGACATTCCGGACGTTCAGGGCGTGAAGCTCGACGGCGAGACCCCGGATTCGCGTCCGGCGGACGACAAGGCGCCGTTCTCGGGCCTGGCGTTCAAGATCATGAACGACCCGTTCGTCGGCTCGCTGACCTTCACCCGCATCTATTCGGGTACGCTGACCAAGGGCAGCTACCTGAACTCGGTGAAGGACAAGAAGGAAAAGATCGGCCGTATGCTCCTCATGCACGCGAACTCGCGTGAGGACATCGATGAGGCGCGTGCGGGCGACATCGTCGCGATCGCGGGCCTGAAGGAAACCACGACCGGCGACACGCTGTGCGACGCGGCCAACCCGATCATCCTCGAGCGGATGGAATTCCCCGAGCCGGTGATCGAGCTGTCGGTGGAGCCGAAGACCAAGGCCGACCAGGAGAAGATGGGCCTCGCCCTCAACCGCCTGGCCGCCGAGGATCCCTCGTTCCGCGTTTCGACCGACCATGAGTCGGGCCAGACTATCATCAAGGGCATGGGCGAGCTCCATCTCGAGATTCTGGTCGACCGCATGAAGCGCGAGTTCAAGGTCGAGGCGAATGTCGGCGCGCCGCAGGTGGCGTATCGCGAGTATCTCGCGAAGCCGGTCGACATCGACTACACCCACAAGAAGCAGTCGGGCGGCACCGGCCAGTTCGGTCGCGTCAAGGTCAAGCTGACCCCGGGTGAGCGCGGTTCGGGCTTCGTCTTCAAGGACGAGATCAAGGGCGGTAACATTCCGAAGGAATATATCCCTGCGATCGAAAAGGGCTTCCGCGAGACCGCGCTGACGGGTTCGCTGGTCGGCTTCCCGATCATCGACTTCGAAGTGCTGCTGTATGACGGCGCGTACCACGACGTCGACTCGTCGGCGCTGGCGTTCGAAATCACCGCCCGCGCAGCCATGCGCGAAGCGGCGCAGAAGTCGGGCATCAAGCTGCTTGAGCCGATCATGAAGGTTGAGGTCGTGACCCCCGAGGATTATCTCGGCGACGTCATCGGCGACATCAACAGCCGTCGTGGCCAGATCCAGGGCACCGACACCCGTGGCAACGCGCAGACCGTCGATGCGATGGTCCCGCTGGCCAACATGTTCGGTTACGTGAACCAGCTTCGTTCGTTCACGCAGGGACGCGCGCAGTACAGCATGCAGTTCTCGCACTACGACGAAGTGCCGCCGAACGTGGCCGAGGAAGTTAAGGCAAAGCTGGCCTAA